A window of Rhododendron vialii isolate Sample 1 chromosome 13a, ASM3025357v1 contains these coding sequences:
- the LOC131314949 gene encoding ABC transporter F family member 1-like, which translates to MVSDASKKKAAQKKAAAAAKRGGKAVAAAASSKATATVDDVSNGVDALQISDRTCTGVLCSHPLSRDIRIESLSLTFHGHDLIVDSELELNYGRRYGLLGLNGCGKSTLLTAIGRRELPIPDHMDIHHLSREIEASDMSALQAVVSCDEERLRLEKEAEALAGQEDGGGENLDRIYERLEAMDASTAEKRAAEILFGLGFNQKMQEKKTRDFSGGWRMRIALARALFMNPTILLLDEPTNHLDLEACVWLEETLKNFESILVVVSHSQDFLNGVCTNIIHMQSKKLKIYTGNYDQYVQTRGDLEENQMKQYKWEQEQIANMKEYIARFGHGSAKLARQAQSKEKTLAKMERGGLTEKVARDQVLVFRFPDVGKLPPPVLQFSEVSFGYNPENILYRDLDFGVDLDSRIALVGPNGAGKSTLLKLMTGELTPLDGMVKRHNHLRIAQYHQHLAEKLDLEMPALQFMIKEYPGNEEEKMRAAIGRFGLTGKAQVMPMKNLSDGQKSRVIFAWLAFRQPQMLLLDEPTNHLDIETIDSLAEALNEWDGGMVLVSHDFRLINQVAHEIWLCENQKVTRWEGDIMDFKKHLKKKAGLSD; encoded by the exons ATGGTGTCGGATGCGAGCAAGAAGAAGGCGGCCCAGAAGAAGGCGGCGGCGGCCGCCAAGAGAGGAGGGAAGGCCGTGGCGGCTGCGGCGTCGTCTAAGGCTACCGCTACCGTCGATGACGTGTCCAACGGAGTCGACGCGCTTCAGATTTCGGATCGGACTTGTACTGGTGTCCTCTGTTCGCATCCTCTCTCCAGGGATATTCGG ATAGAGTCTCTATCACTCACTTTCCACGGACACGATCTTATCGTCGATTCTGAACTGGAACTAAACTATGGCAG ACGATATGGTTTACTTGGATTGAATGGCTGTGGGAAATCTACACTTCTTACTGCAATAGGACGTAGAGAGCTTCCCATTCCCGACCACATGGATATTCATCACCTTTCCAGGGAGATTGAGGCTTCTGACATGTCTGCACTTCAGGCTGTTGTGAGCTGTGATGAGGAGAGGTTGAGGTTGGAGAAAGAAGCTGAAGCGTTGGCCGGGCAG GAGGATGGTGGTGGAGAAAATCTTGATCGCATTTATGAACGTTTGGAAGCCATGGATGCATCAACTGCTGAGAAGCGAGCTGCTGAGATCTTGTTTGGTCTTGGTTTTAACCAGAAgatgcaagaaaagaaaacacgtGACTTCTCTGGAGGTTGGAGAATGAGGATTGCTCTGGCAAGGGCTCTGTTTATGAATCCAACCATCCTGTTGCTCGATGAACCCACCAATCATCTTG ATTTGGAAGCTTGTGTCTGGTTGGAGGAAACTTTGAAGAATTTCGAGAGCATTTTGGTCGTCGTTTCACACTCGCAGGACTTCTTGAATGGTGTTTGCACTAACATCATCCACATGCAAAGCAAGAAACTGAAGATTTACACCGGTAACTACGACCAGTATGTTCAAACTCGTGGGGACCTAGaagaaaaccaaatgaaacaatACAAGTGGGAGCAGGAGCAGATTGCCAATATGAAGGAGTACATTGCCCGCTTTGGACACGGATCAGCAAAACTGGCCCGCCAGGCGCAGAGCAAAGAGAAAACCCTGGCAAAAATGGAGAGAGGTGGTCTCACAGAGAAGGTGGCTAGAGATCAGGTTCTGGTTTTCCGATTTCCTGATGTCGGGAAGCTTCCGCCTCCTGTACTCCAATTCTCGGAAGTCTCTTTTGGCTACAACCCCGAGAACATTCTCTATAGGGATCTTGATTTTGGAGTAGATTTGGACTCTAGAATAGCTCTAGTGGGGCCCAATGGAGCTGGGAAGAGTACTTTGCTGAAGCTGATGACAGGGGAGTTGACCCCCCTCGACGGCATGGTCAAGCGGCACAACCACCTGAGGATTGCTCAGTACCACCAGCATTTGGCTGAGAAACTTGACCTAGAGATGCCCGCTCTCCAGTTTATGATAAAAGAATACCCAGGAAACGAGGAAGAGAAGATGAGGGCGGCGATAGGCAGGTTTGGGCTGACCGGAAAAGCCCAGGTGATGCCCATGAAGAATTTGTCTGACGGGCAAAAGAGCAGAGTGATTTTCGCGTGGCTGGCGTTTCGACAACCCCAGATGCTTTTGTTGGATGAACCTACTAATCACTTGGATATTGAGACTATTGACTCGTTGGCTGAGGCCTTGAACGAGTGGGATGGTGGTATGGTGCTCGTTAGCCACGATTTTAGGCTCATAAACCAGGTGGCCCACGAGATCTGGCTGTGTGAGAATCAGAAAGTGACACGATGGGAGGGTGATATCATGGACTTCAAGAAGCACTTGAAGAAGAAAGCTGGTTTGTCCGATTGA